A part of Streptomyces sp. NBC_00557 genomic DNA contains:
- a CDS encoding DUF4232 domain-containing protein encodes MVNTPRSARHGALLVGTVAVLGLLTACGNGKDVHTSPPITASGTAAPATGTTKTPGTTPSAPSAAPSGAVSPSAQKRTTPSAGGGGTTAAVTSARCHTSELRASVGRNDPGAGQENFPVVLTNKSGRTCTVRGYPGAAFVSASGTQLGADPKREPGSPATITLRPGQSAWAGLTFSNPGVSGARTATPAALLVTPPDERDSLKVAWTGGAVPVSGNSSSVFLSVFSPGTAP; translated from the coding sequence ATGGTGAACACACCCCGGTCCGCGCGGCACGGGGCCCTGCTCGTGGGCACGGTCGCCGTGCTGGGCCTCCTGACCGCCTGCGGCAACGGCAAGGACGTCCACACCAGCCCGCCGATCACGGCCTCCGGTACGGCGGCGCCGGCGACGGGCACCACGAAGACCCCGGGGACCACCCCGTCCGCCCCGTCCGCCGCGCCCAGCGGCGCCGTCTCGCCCTCCGCGCAGAAGAGGACGACCCCCTCGGCGGGCGGCGGCGGTACGACCGCGGCGGTGACGAGCGCCCGCTGCCACACCTCCGAACTGCGCGCCTCGGTGGGCCGCAACGACCCGGGCGCAGGCCAGGAGAACTTCCCGGTCGTCCTCACCAACAAGTCCGGCCGGACCTGCACCGTGCGCGGCTACCCGGGCGCAGCGTTCGTCAGCGCCTCAGGCACGCAGCTCGGCGCGGACCCCAAGCGTGAGCCGGGCTCTCCGGCGACGATCACGCTCAGGCCGGGGCAGAGCGCCTGGGCCGGGCTGACCTTCTCCAACCCCGGCGTCAGCGGCGCCAGGACGGCCACCCCGGCCGCGCTGCTGGTCACCCCGCCGGACGAGCGCGACTCGCTGAAGGTCGCGTGGACGGGCGGAGCGGTGCCCGTCTCCGGGAACTCCTCGTCGGTCTTCCTGTCGGTGTTCAGCCCCGGCACTGCTCCCTGA
- a CDS encoding RNA polymerase sigma factor, which produces MLDQAPTEDLARRAAAGDSAALDRLLTDIRPEVVRRCGRFLPCREDAEEAAQDVLLQVARHIARFEGRSRFSTWLYTVVANCCRQKYRELKRRAAEQPAAIEPSYAVDPRTTSVIAGSRVDLLEALDRLERTHPHLVAPLVYRDICQLDYAEVAERVGIPLGTLKSRLHEARKQVRPWLTGG; this is translated from the coding sequence GTGCTGGACCAGGCGCCGACGGAAGACCTCGCCCGGCGGGCCGCCGCCGGCGACAGCGCGGCCCTGGACCGGCTGCTCACCGACATCCGGCCCGAGGTGGTGCGCCGCTGCGGGCGCTTCCTGCCGTGCCGCGAGGACGCCGAGGAGGCCGCGCAGGACGTGCTGCTCCAGGTGGCCCGGCACATCGCCCGCTTCGAGGGACGCAGCCGCTTCAGCACCTGGCTGTACACGGTGGTCGCCAACTGCTGCCGGCAGAAGTACCGCGAGCTGAAGCGGCGGGCCGCCGAGCAGCCGGCCGCCATCGAGCCCTCGTACGCCGTCGACCCGCGCACCACCAGCGTCATCGCGGGCTCCCGGGTGGACCTGCTGGAGGCGCTGGACCGGCTGGAGCGCACCCATCCGCACCTGGTCGCGCCGCTGGTCTACCGGGACATCTGCCAGCTGGACTACGCCGAGGTCGCCGAACGCGTCGGCATCCCCCTCGGCACCCTGAAGTCCCGCCTGCACGAGGCCCGCAAGCAGGTACGCCCCTGGCTGACGGGCGGCTGA
- a CDS encoding serine/threonine-protein kinase yields the protein MHSPGRIGRYRLERPLGTGAFATVWLAHDDELQAPVAVKVLADNWAHRLDIRDRFLSEARLLRRAGSSRVVQVYDIGELPDGRPYFVMEYAAGGTLADLLAGGPLPVGHALALTAEAARAAAALHEAGIVHRDIKPTNVLLHTAPDGTRRVLLADLGLAKSLAQASVLTLAAGSAGYQPPEQAEPGEGIDERADVYSLGAVGYELVTGSVPGPPGRVVPPRRLRPDLGEAVERALLRALEPDRARRWPGAQAFADELDRLAAGAPALRPSRRLDGVRGRLNALTLSLAAVTAAVVAAAVVTVLIRPGGAPVRVRVTDSTGRVAVEVPAGFGREVRDSGWDPGALGLAKGHEPGLVVADDLSRWPDLGAAVDGVFVGLSEHGDVTARVKALTHTGCRYSGSRTFSDAAWHGMVRAWSGCPDGGSVTESALGPADGAARPQVYVQVRQRGDGDATEGILRSLSVS from the coding sequence ATGCACTCCCCAGGGCGGATCGGCCGCTACCGCCTCGAACGGCCGCTGGGCACCGGCGCCTTCGCCACGGTGTGGCTCGCCCACGACGACGAGCTCCAGGCGCCGGTCGCGGTGAAGGTCCTCGCCGACAACTGGGCGCACCGGCTCGACATCCGGGACCGCTTCCTGTCCGAGGCCCGGCTGCTGCGCCGGGCCGGCTCCAGCCGCGTGGTACAGGTCTACGACATCGGTGAACTTCCCGACGGCAGGCCGTACTTCGTGATGGAGTACGCGGCCGGCGGCACCCTCGCCGACCTGCTGGCCGGCGGCCCGCTGCCGGTGGGGCACGCGCTGGCGCTGACGGCGGAGGCCGCGCGGGCCGCCGCCGCGCTGCACGAGGCGGGGATCGTGCACCGGGACATCAAGCCGACCAACGTGCTGCTGCACACCGCCCCGGACGGCACCCGGCGCGTGCTGCTCGCCGACCTGGGGCTCGCCAAGAGCCTCGCGCAGGCCTCGGTGCTCACCCTGGCCGCGGGCTCGGCGGGCTATCAGCCGCCGGAGCAGGCCGAGCCGGGCGAGGGCATCGACGAGCGGGCCGACGTCTACAGCCTGGGCGCGGTGGGCTACGAGCTGGTCACCGGGAGCGTGCCGGGACCGCCCGGCAGGGTCGTACCGCCGCGGCGGCTGCGGCCGGACCTCGGTGAGGCCGTGGAGCGGGCGCTGCTGCGGGCGCTGGAGCCGGACCGGGCGCGCCGCTGGCCGGGCGCGCAGGCGTTCGCGGACGAGCTGGACCGGCTGGCCGCGGGGGCGCCGGCGCTCCGGCCCTCCCGGCGGCTGGACGGTGTGCGCGGCCGGCTGAACGCGCTGACGCTGTCGCTGGCCGCGGTCACCGCCGCGGTGGTGGCCGCGGCGGTGGTGACCGTCCTGATCCGCCCCGGCGGCGCCCCGGTCCGGGTGCGGGTGACGGACTCGACCGGGCGGGTGGCGGTCGAGGTGCCGGCGGGTTTCGGCCGCGAGGTGCGCGACTCGGGCTGGGACCCGGGGGCGCTGGGGCTCGCCAAGGGCCACGAACCGGGCCTGGTGGTCGCCGACGACCTGAGCCGGTGGCCCGATCTGGGCGCGGCGGTGGACGGCGTGTTCGTCGGCCTGAGTGAGCACGGCGACGTCACCGCGCGGGTGAAGGCCCTCACCCACACCGGCTGCCGCTACTCCGGCAGCCGTACCTTCTCCGACGCCGCATGGCACGGCATGGTGCGGGCCTGGAGCGGCTGCCCGGACGGCGGCTCGGTCACCGAGTCCGCGCTGGGCCCGGCGGACGGCGCCGCGCGGCCGCAGGTGTACGTGCAGGTGCGCCAGCGGGGCGACGGCGACGCGACCGAGGGCATACTCCGTTCGTTGAGCGTGTCCTGA
- a CDS encoding SLC13 family permease gives MAVPAAGVAVATGAISLDHARAEAERLGPVVGFLAAVLVLAHFCDVEGLFQACGAWMARWARGRPVRLLTAVFALASAITAVLSLDATIVLLTPVVFATAARTGVRPKPHVYACTHLSNTASLLLPVSNLTNLLAFAASGLSFTRFAVLMALPWLVAIGAEYAVFRRFFARDLAAAAPPGGEPGAAPRLPLFALVTVGCTLAGFVVASAFGVEPAWVAAAGALVLAGRALVRRRATPLTVVRAAAPSFLAFVLALGVVVRAVVDNGLAGVLGHVVPGGTGLPALLGLAALAAVLANLINNLPAVLVLLPPAAPAGPGAVLAVLLGVNIGPNLTYAGSLATLLWRRIVHQHEHDVDLGEFTRLGLLAVPSCLAVAVVALWGSLQVF, from the coding sequence ATGGCCGTGCCCGCCGCCGGTGTCGCGGTGGCCACCGGGGCGATCTCGCTCGACCACGCCAGGGCCGAGGCGGAACGGCTGGGTCCGGTTGTCGGGTTTCTGGCGGCCGTGCTGGTGCTCGCCCACTTCTGCGACGTGGAGGGGCTGTTCCAGGCGTGCGGGGCGTGGATGGCGCGGTGGGCGCGGGGCCGTCCGGTGCGGCTGCTGACGGCTGTGTTCGCGCTGGCCTCCGCCATCACCGCCGTGCTCAGCCTGGACGCCACGATCGTGCTGCTGACCCCAGTGGTGTTCGCCACCGCCGCGCGGACCGGCGTACGGCCCAAACCGCATGTCTACGCCTGCACGCACCTGTCGAACACGGCGTCCCTGCTGCTGCCGGTGTCCAATCTGACGAACCTGCTGGCGTTCGCGGCGAGCGGGCTGAGCTTCACCCGGTTCGCGGTCCTGATGGCGCTGCCGTGGCTGGTGGCGATCGGCGCCGAGTACGCGGTGTTCCGGCGGTTCTTCGCCCGTGACCTCGCGGCGGCGGCACCGCCCGGCGGGGAGCCCGGTGCCGCGCCGCGGCTGCCGCTGTTCGCGCTGGTGACGGTCGGCTGCACGCTGGCGGGGTTCGTGGTGGCGTCCGCGTTCGGCGTGGAGCCGGCCTGGGTCGCGGCGGCGGGCGCGCTGGTGCTCGCGGGGCGTGCGCTGGTGCGGCGCAGGGCGACCCCGCTGACCGTGGTACGGGCCGCCGCCCCGTCGTTCCTCGCGTTCGTGCTCGCGCTGGGCGTGGTGGTGCGGGCGGTCGTCGACAACGGGCTCGCCGGCGTGCTCGGGCATGTGGTGCCCGGCGGCACGGGACTGCCCGCCCTGCTGGGCCTCGCCGCGCTGGCCGCCGTCCTGGCGAACCTGATCAACAACCTGCCCGCGGTGCTGGTGCTGCTGCCGCCGGCCGCGCCGGCCGGGCCGGGCGCGGTGCTGGCCGTGCTGCTCGGCGTGAACATCGGCCCCAATCTGACCTACGCCGGGTCGCTGGCCACGCTGCTGTGGCGGCGGATCGTGCACCAGCACGAGCACGACGTGGACCTCGGGGAGTTCACCCGGCTCGGTCTGCTCGCCGTGCCGTCCTGTCTGGCCGTCGCGGTGGTGGCACTGTGGGGGTCGCTCCAGGTTTTCTGA